The following is a genomic window from Amycolatopsis acidiphila.
CATTTCGCCGGTCGGTGCTGCTGCCCGTTCTCCCCGCCGTGCAAGCGGTTCAGCATGGCGTTGTACGCGCGCAGCGCTTCCTCGTCCTCGTCGAGATCCACGCCGGGATCGAGCGTGTCGGTCCGGCCCGTCACCGCCGAGCGCCGCGCCGACTCCAGCCACGCCCCGAGATCCCCGGCGCCGGAGGACGAGCCGACCCATACGGTGATGACGATCACCGCCACGCCCGCCATCAGCAGGTCTCCGCCGACCCACATCATGGCGCCGCCCCAGTGCAGATCGTCGACCGGGCCCGGGCCCCACCCGCGGCCGGGCGAGACGTAGGCCGGGAACGGCGGCTGCGAGGTCATCAGCAGCGTGAGGCCCACGACGGTGTCGACCACCATCCCGACGAGCAGTACCACCAGGCGAAGCAGCTGCGGCAGCCGCCGCCCGAACGGCTCCGTGCCGAGGATCGGCAGCAGGAAGAGGTAACCGCTGCTGAGGTAGAGCAACTCCTCGACGCCGTGCACCACCGGATGTGTCGCGGCGGTCTGCTGGAACGGCGTGAGGTGGGTGCCGACCACCACGGCCGCGTAGTAGACGAAGGCGAACACCGGATGCGTCAGCAGTCCGGCAGCGCGGCTACGGCGGGCCCGCGCGGCCGTGCGGCGGAACCGGTCCCCGCTCGCCCGGCGCAGCAGTTCCAGCGGGCGGCCCAGGAGCAGCAGGGCCGGTACCACCATGATGAGGAGCAGGTGTTGTGCCATGTGGACGGTGAACAGCACGGTGCTGTAGGCGTTCACGCTGCCACCGGCCGCGACCGTGCCCAGCAACAGTCCCAAGTAGAACCACACGGCCTCCCGCAGCCGCCAGTCCCGCACCCGCAGGATGCCGGCCAGGTACCCGGCGGCCGCGACCGCGATCACGACGGCGGCGGCGACCGGCATGTCCCACACCGTCAGGGCGGTGTGCCAGGACAGGGCTGGTGGGACGGTCAACGGTCCTCGCTCGAATTCGCCGGGGTGCTCAGGATTCCCAGTGTGGCACTGCGGGATAATGGAGTCCGAGGCACCGTCCCCGGAAAATCCGCGACGCCGTCCCGAAATGGGTGCCGGAGAGAAGTTGGTTCATCAATGCCCGATACGTTCCCGCCCGGTTCGACGGGTTCGCTCGAACTGGCGATCGGCGGAATGACGTGCGCGGCGTGCGCCGCACGGGTCGAGCGCAAGCTGAACAAGCTCGACGGCGTCGTCGCCACCGTGAACTACGCCACCGAGCGGGCCACCGTGTCCGGGCCGGTCGCGGTGGAGCGGCTGATCTCCCAGGTCGAGGGCGCGGGCTACACGGCGAAGCTGGTCGAGGACGGCGAGTACGACGACGGGCAGGGCCGCGTCCGCGTACTGTGGCGCCGCCTCGTGGTCGCGTTGCTGGCCGGCGTTCCGCTGGCGGACCTGTCGATCACGCTCGCCCTCGTCCCGTCGCTGCGCTTTCCCGGCTGGCAGTGGGTGCTGCTCGCGCTGATCGTGCCGGTTGTCACCTGGTGCGCGTGGCCGTTCCACCGCAAGGCCGCCGAGGCCGCCCGGCACGGGGCCAGTTCGATGGACACGCTGGTGTCGCTGAGCATCATCGCCGCCACCGGCTGGTCGGTGTACACGATGTTCGGGCAGAGCGGCAGCGGCCGCGCCGACGGGGTGTGGGGCCTGGTGCTGCAGCCGGGTGGGTCGATGTACCTCGATGTGGCGGCGGGCGTGACGATCTTCGTGCTCGCCGGCCGGATGTTCGAGGCGCGAGCGAAGCACACGGCCGGTACCGCGCTGCGCGCACTGGCCGACATGGGCGCCCGTGAGGTCACCGTGCTCGGCGAGGACGGCGCCGAGCGCCGGGTCCCGGTGCGGGAGCTGCGGACCGGTGACCGTTTCGTGGTCCGGCCCGGCGACACGGTCGCGACCGACGGCGTGGTGCTGTCGGGGGCCTGCGCGGTGGACACGAGCGCGATGACCGGGGAGTCGGCGCCGGTGGAGGTGACGGCCGGGGACGCCGTGGTGGGCGGGACCGTCGCGCTCGGCGGCCGGGTGGTCGTGCGTGCCGAGAAGGTCGGCGCCGCCACCCAGCTGGCCCAGCTGGTGCGGCTGGTCGAACGGGCCCAGAGCGACAAGGCGGCGGTGCAGCGGCTGGCCGACCGGATCGCCACGGTGTTCGTGCCGATCGTGATCGCGCTGGCAGCGCTGACGCTCGCCGGCTGGTTGCTGGGCGGCGCGCCGGCGGAGAAGGCGGTCAGCTGCGGGCTGGCGGTGCTGATCATCGCCTGCCCCTGTGCACTGGGCCTGGCGACCCCCACCGCGCTGCTGGTCGCCTCCGGCCGCGGTGCGCAGCTCGGCGTGTTCATCAAGGGGCACCAGGCGCTGGAGTCCGCGCGGGCGATCGACACGATCGTGCTGGACAAGACCGGCACGCTCACCACCGGGCGGATGTCGGTCGCGGGCGTGCAGGTGGCCGAGGGCGTCGCCAGGGCCACCGTGCTGGCCTGCGCCGGCGCGGTCGAGAACGCGTCCGAGCACAGCGTGGCCCGCGCTGTCGTCGACCTCGCGCGGCGCGAGCTGGGCGGCGTGGCCGGGGTCGAGGACTTCCGGACCCTGTCCGGACTGGGTGTGCGTGGCCGGGTCGGCGGCCGCGACGTCACGGTGGGCACCGTGCGGCTCATGCGGGCGGAGGGGCTGGCGGTGCCGGCGGCGCTCGAACAGGCCCGCTCCGGCTGGGAGGCGCGGGGGCACACGACGGTCGCCGTGGCGATCGGCACCGAGGTCGTGGCCGTCCTCGCGCTGTCCGACACCGTGCGCCCGAGCGCGCGTGACGCGGTCCGCGAACTGCACGCGCTCGGCCTGCGCACGGTGGTGCTGACCGGCGACAACGCGGTGACCGCCCGCGCGGTCGCCGCGGAGGTCGGCGCCGGGGAGGTGATCGCGGAGGTGCTGCCCGCGGGCAAGGCGGACGTGATCCGGCGGCTGCGAGCCGAGGGGCGCACGGTGGCCATGGTCGGCGACGGGATCAACGACGGCCCGGCGCTGGCCGGTGCCGACCTCGGCCTGGCGCTGGTCACCGGCACCGACGTCGCGGTCGGCGCCGCCGACCTGATCCTGATGCGCTCGGACCTCGCGGTGGTGCCGGCCGCGGTGCGGCTCGCGCGGGCCACGTTGACGACCATCCGCGGCAACCTCCGCTGGGCCTTCGGGTACAACGTCGCCGCGCTCCCGCTCGCGGCGGCGGGCCTGCTGAACCCGCTGATCGCGAGTGCCGCGATGGCGTGCTCGTCCCTGTTCGTGGTGTCCAACAGCCTGCGCCTGCGACGGTTCGGGCGGTCGCGGGCCGCCACTGCGGAACCGGCAGCACGGCACCCGGAACTTTCCGCCGCCGACCGACGACCTCGATGACGACGAGGACACCTCCTCGCCACGACACCGTCACGACGGAGGACGACGATGACTCGGCAGACTTTCGCGGTTTCGGGCATGACCTGCGAGCACTGCGCCGCCTCGGTGCGGGAGGAGCTGGGTGAGCTGCCCGGGGTCCGCACGGTCGAGGTCGACCTCGGGCGGGGGAGTGTCCGGGTCGCCAGCGCGGGGACGCTCGACGCCGGGCAGGTCGAGGCCGCGGTGCGGACGGCGGGCTACGAGCTCGTGCGATGACCCAGGCCGGCGTGCGGCCCGGCCCGGTGGCCGGGACGGAGCTGCTGATCGGCGGCATGACCTGCGGCGCGTGCGCGGCACGGATCGAGCGCAAGCTCAACAAGATCGACGGGGTCGAGGCGACGGTCAACTACGCGACCGGGAAGGCGCACGTCGTGCTGCCCGACGGGATGCCGGTCGAGGACGTCGTCCGGGCGGTCGAGGCCGCCGGCTACACGGCCGAGCCGCCGCGGCCGGCCGCTGAGCCCGAACCGGCGTCCCCGGCCGGGACCGCCGACCCGCAGCGGCAGCGGTTGCTCGTCTCGGCGGCGCTCGCGGTGCCCGTGATCGCGCTGGGCATGCTGCCGCCGCTGCAGTTCGTGCAGTGGCAATGGCTGTCGCTGACCCTGGCCGCGCCGGTCGCCGTGTGGGGAGCCTGGCCGATCCACCTGGCCGCGTGGACCAACCTGCGCCACGGCACCGGGACGATGGACACGCTCGTCTCGATGGGCGTGAGCGCCGCGTTCCTGTGGTCGCTGTACTCGCTGTTCCTGGGCAACGCCGGGGTGCCGGGCATCCGGCACGAGTTCTCCCTCACCTCGAAGCCGTTCGACCACGACGGCATCTACCTCGAGGTCGCCGCCGGGGTCACGGTGTTCATCCTGGCCGGCCGCTACTTCGAGTCCCGCTCCCGGCGCCGCGCGGGGGCGGCCCTGCGGGCACTGCTCGACCTGGGCGCGAAGACGGTGACGATGCTGCGGGACGGGCGCGAGCACCGGGTCCCCGTCGAACGGTTGCGCGCTGGGGACCTGTTCGTGACGCGGCCGGGCGAGAAGATCGCGACCGACGGCGTGGTCGTCGAGGGCGACTCGGCGATGGACCTGAGCGCGCTGACCGGCGAGTCGATGCCGGTCGAGGTGGCCGCGGGCGACGAGGTCACCGGGGCGACCATCGCGCTCAGCGGCCGGCTCGTCGTGCGGGCCATCAGGGTCGGCGCCGACACCCGGCTGGCGCGGATCGGCGCGATGGTGGAGCGGGCCCAGAACGGCAAGGCCGCCGCCCAGCGCCTCGCCGACCGCGTGGCCGGCGTGTTCGTCCCCGTGGTCCTGGTGCTCGCGCTCGCCACACTCGGGTTCTGGCTGGCCTCGGGCGCGGGCGGGGACGCCGCGGTCACCGCGGCCGTCGCGGTGCTGATCATCGCCTGCCCCTGCGCGCTCGGCCTGGCCACGCCGACCGCGCTGCTCGTCGGGACCGGGCGCGCCGCGCAGCTCGGGGTCGTCGTCAAGGGACCGGAGGTGCTCGAGTCCACCCGCCGCGTCGACACGATCGTGCTGGACAAGACCGGCACGGTGACCACCGGCAGGCCGAGCCTGGTGACCGTGCACACCGGAAGCGGCGTCCCGGTGGACGACGTGCTGTGGCTCGTCGGCGCGGTCGAAGCGGCCTCGGAGCACCCGGTCGCGGGCTGCATCGCCGCCGCCGCGACGAAACAGCTCGGCGAGCTGCCTCCCGTGCACGAGTTCCGCACGGTCGCCGGGTCGGGCGTGCAGGGCGTGGTCGAGGGGTGCGCGGTCGTCGCGGGAAAGCTGGACCTGCTGACCGGTTTCCGGACGCCGGCGTCGTTGCTGCGGGCGAAGCAGCAGGCCGAAGAGGCGGGCTGCACGGCCGTGGTCGCGGGCTGGGACGGGATCGTGCGTGCCGTGCTCGTGGTCGCGGACACCGTGAAGCCCACCTCCGCGGCGGTGGTGCGGCAGCTGCGCGTGCTCGGGCTGCGGCCGGTGCTGCTGACCGGTGACAACGAGGCGGTGGCCTGCTCGATCGCCCGCGACGTCGGGATCCGGGACGTCGTCGCCGGCGTCTCGCCCGAAGGCAAGGTGGCGGTCATCGAGAAGCTGCGCGCGCGAGGCGCCGTCGTCGCGATGGTCGGGGACGGGGTCAACGACGCGGCCGCGCTGGCGACCGCGGATCTCGGCCTGTCGATGGGGACCGGGACGGACGTGGCGATGGAGGCGGGGGACCTCACCCTGGTGCGCGGCGACCTGCTCGCCGCCGTGGACGCGATCCAGCTGTCCCGCCGGACGCTCGCCACGATCAAGGCGAACCTCTTCTGGGCCTTCGCCTACAACCTCGCCGCGCTCCCGCTCGCCGCGTGCGGCCTGCTCAACCCGATGATCGCCGGGGCGGCGATGGCGCTGTCGAGTGTCCTGGTGGTGTCGAACAGCCTCCGGCTCGCGAGGTTCCGCGGCGCCGGGACGACCGAAGTCACAGCGCGTCGTCGTCGCGCAGCCTCGCGGCGTTGAGGAGGTCGTCCCGGGCACGCGCGATCCGGGACCGGACGGTCCCGATCGGACAGTCGCACACCTGGGCTGCCTCCTGATAGGACAGTCCCAGGATCTGGGTCAGCACCAGGATCTCGCGCCGCTCCGGCTCCAGGCCGTCGAGCAGCAGCTTGAGCTCGACGACGTCCTCGAACCCCGCGCCGCTGCGGCGGCCTTCGATCGGCTCCCACTCCGTGTGCGCGGCGATGCGCGGGCGCGCCCCGGCCGCGCGGATGTGGTCGACCAGCACCCGGCGCGCGATCGAGAGCAGCCAGGTCCGCGAGGACGAGCGGCCCGCGAAGCGGGGCAGGCTGGTGAAGGCGCGCAGATACGTTTCCTGGGTGAGGTCGTCGGCGCGGTCGGCGTCGGCCAGGTGCGCGAGCAGCCGCCACACGTCCGCCTGCGTCGCCCGCACCCAGTCGGCGAGCGCCCGGCGGTCCCCGCGGCCCGCGGCGATCGCCAGTTCGGTCACCCGGTCGTCGTCCTCGCGCTTTCCCGGCACAGCGCAGGAGGCTAATACACCCCCGCCGGGAACTTCCGCGCCCCATGGACGACTAGCAGGGTGTGCGATGCGAGATTTTCCGGGACGCGTTGTCCGCGCGGATCGATGGTGAGCAGGAACCGCTGGACCCCGACGTGCTCGACCGGCACCTCGAGACCTGTGCGGACTGCCGGGCGTGGTACTCCGCCGCGCAGGACCTGCGCCGCTGGATGACCGTGCGCGCCGCCCCCGTGGTGCCCGATCTCACCGAGGTGGTCCTGGACCGGATCCCCGCGCCCACCGGCGAACGGTGGCCGGCCCGGATCGGGCTCGGCCTGGTGGCGCTGGCCCAGCTCACGTTGTCGGGCGCGCAGCTGTTCGGCGCGGCGACCGGGATGGGTGCCATGCCCGCCGCGTTCATGACGGGGCATCTGAGCCACGAAAGCACCGCGTGGAACCTCGCGGTCGGGATCGGGTTGCTGTGGGCGGCGCTGCGGCCGCGGGCGGCCGCCGGCCAGCTTCCCGTGCTGACCGGCTTCGTGCTGGCACTGGTCGCGTTCTCGGTCGGCGACCTGCTCGGGCACGCGGTCACCCCCGGCCGGCTGGCCTCCCACGTGTTCGTGCTGCTCGGGCTCGCGCTGCTGTTCGTGGTGCGCCGGCAGTACCGCGACGACGGGCGGCCGGGCACCGGGGACGCCCTCACCCCACAACACCGCACCGCACCGGGTACCGATCCCGGCGAGGCGGCGGACGAGCCCCTGCCGGGGCCCCGGCGCCGGCATCGCCCCGCCAGCCGCCACCGCGCCGCCTGAACCACGAAGACCCTGTCCGACCGTCCCCATTGGAGTGTGCTGTCTTGTCCAGAACCCTGCGCAGCCTCGCCGTCCTCGGCGCGGCCGGTGCGGCCGCGCTGCTGAGCCTCACCGGCGTCGCCTCGGCCCACGTCACGGCCAACCCGAACACCGCGCAACAAGGCGGCTACGCGAAGGTTTCCTTCCGGGTGCCCACCGAGCGCGACAACGCCTCGACGACCCAGCTGGAGATCGACTTCCCGGCCGAGCACCCGCTCGCCTCGGTCTCCACCCGCGCGGTCCCGGGGTGGACGGCGAAGGTCGAGAAGACACCGCTCGCCAAGCCGATCACCACCGACGACGGGCAGCTCACCGAGGCGGTGTCGAAGATCGTGTGGACCGGCGGGAAGATCCCGCCGGGCTCGTTCGAGGAGTTCGACGTCTCGATGGGCCCGCTGCCTGCCGACACCGACCAGCTGGTGTTCAAGGCGCTGCAGACCTACGACAACGGCGAGGTCGTGCGCTGGATCGACACCACGACGCCGGGCGGGCCGGAAGCCGAGCACCCGGCGCCCGTGCTCAAGCTGACCCCGAAGGCGGACGCCACCACCAGCGCCGCGGTCAGCCCGGCCGCTTCGAGCACCGGCTCGGGCTCCGGGTCCTCGACCGGCACGGTGCTGGGCGTCATCGCGATCGTGCTGGCCGCGCTCGCACTCGCCCTCAGTGTCTTCACGCGACTGCGCTCCCGCCCCGGCACGAACGGCGCCGGCGCGGAATGACCGCGGCGCCCGGCCGGCGGGCACTGCGCGCGACGCTGCTCGTGCTGGCGAGCGGGTGGCTCGTGCTGTTCGCCGGGTCCGGCGCCGCCTCCGCGCACGCCGCTCTCGACTCGACCGACCCCGCGCAGGGCGTGGTGCTGCCCACCGCGCCTGCCCAGATCTCCCTGACGTTCAGCGAATCGGTCCAGGTCGCCGCCGACGGGGTGCGGGTGTTCGGCCCCGACGGCACCGAGGTGGACGCCGGGCAGGCCACGCACCTCGGTCCCGCCAGTACGGTCGGGGTCGGCCTGCGCGACGGGCGGCAGCAAGGCACCTACACCGTGTCCTGGCGGGTGATCTCCGCCGACTCGCATCCGGTGTCCGGGGCGTTCACGTTCTCGGTCGGGCACGCCTCGCCCAGCCACGGGCCGGCGTCGGCGGCGTCCGCACAAGCGAACACCACGGTGAGCGTGCTGTACGCGATCGCGCGCGGCCTGGCCTTCGCCGCGTTCGCCGTCCTCGTCGGCTCGGTCGGCTTCGTCCTGGCCTGCCTGCCCTCGGCCCAGCGCTCCCGCGCGATGCGGCTGGTCATGTTCACCGGCTGGGCCGGCTCGATCGCCGGGGCCCTCGGATGCCTGATCCTGCAGGGGCCCTACGGCTACGGGTTGGGCGCCGGGCACGCGTTCGACGCCGATCTCGTCCAGCAGGTGCTGGGCAGCAGGCTCGGTGTCGCGCTGCAGGCACGGTTGCTGGTGCTCTGCCTGGCAGGCGTCTACCTGACGTTGCTGTCTTCGGCATCGGCGACCGCCTGGCGCGGGTGGCGCTGGACGTTCGGCGGCGCGGGCGCGGTCCTGGCGATCGGGCTCGCGGTGACCTGGTCGGCCGCCGACCACGCGGCAGTCGGACTGCAGCCCGCGATCGCGCTTCCCGCCGATGTCGCCCACCTCGTCGCGATGGGCCTGTGGCTCGGCGGGCTCGCCGCGCTGCTGCTCACCCTGGTCCGCCCCATCGCGGACGGACCGGCGCTGGTCACGGCTGCCCGGCGATTCTCCCCCATCGCAGCCGGTTCGGTCCTCGTGCTGGTCGGCACCGGCAGCTACCAGGCCTGGCGCCAACTGGGCACCTGGAGCGCCTGGCTGAGCACCGGCTACGGGCGACTGCTCCTGATCAAGGTGCTGCTCGTCGGGTGCCTGCTGGCCGCGGCCGCGCTGTCGCGGCGCTGGGTACGCCGCCGTAGCGGGACGAACCCGCGCGCGCTGCGCCGCAGTGTGCTCGCCGAGGCCGGACTCGCGGTCGTGGTGCTCTCGGTGACCGCACTGCTGGTCGAAGCGGAACCAGGCCGCACCGCGACCGCGGCGCCACCGGGCCCCGTGCACCGTGAGGTCGGCTACGACACCGGCGGCCCCGGTGGCGCGGGCCGGGTGGAGGTGGACGTCAACCCTGCTGCCGGCGGGCCGAACACGGTCGGCCTGTCCATTGAGGACAGTGCGGGCCGGCCCCGGGACGTCCCCGAGTTCCACGCGAAGCTCACGCTGCCCGCTCGCGGCATCGGTCCGCTGGAGATCCCCTTGCGGCGCACCGGAACCGGCGACTACACGGCGGCGGCGGTGCAGATCCCGGCAGCGGGCTCGTGGCAGCTCGCCCTCACCGTGCGCACCTCGGACCTCGACGAGACGACGGTCGCCACGACGATCGAGATCCGGTAGCTCAGATCAGCAGGGCCGTCATCAGGGCCATGCCGAGACTCATCACGCCATCCACCGCCAGACCCGCGGTGCGCAGCCGGAGCCTGCCCTCCCCACGGCCGGCGTCGATCGCGCGGGCGAGCCGGCCGACGCCCGCCAGCACGAACACCGCCGTCAGCACCACGGCGACGATCACCACATGCGGCGGCGTGTCCGTGCTCAT
Proteins encoded in this region:
- a CDS encoding YcnI family copper-binding membrane protein, coding for MSRTLRSLAVLGAAGAAALLSLTGVASAHVTANPNTAQQGGYAKVSFRVPTERDNASTTQLEIDFPAEHPLASVSTRAVPGWTAKVEKTPLAKPITTDDGQLTEAVSKIVWTGGKIPPGSFEEFDVSMGPLPADTDQLVFKALQTYDNGEVVRWIDTTTPGGPEAEHPAPVLKLTPKADATTSAAVSPAASSTGSGSGSSTGTVLGVIAIVLAALALALSVFTRLRSRPGTNGAGAE
- a CDS encoding zf-HC2 domain-containing protein, with the protein product MRCEIFRDALSARIDGEQEPLDPDVLDRHLETCADCRAWYSAAQDLRRWMTVRAAPVVPDLTEVVLDRIPAPTGERWPARIGLGLVALAQLTLSGAQLFGAATGMGAMPAAFMTGHLSHESTAWNLAVGIGLLWAALRPRAAAGQLPVLTGFVLALVAFSVGDLLGHAVTPGRLASHVFVLLGLALLFVVRRQYRDDGRPGTGDALTPQHRTAPGTDPGEAADEPLPGPRRRHRPASRHRAA
- a CDS encoding copper resistance CopC/CopD family protein, translated to MTAAPGRRALRATLLVLASGWLVLFAGSGAASAHAALDSTDPAQGVVLPTAPAQISLTFSESVQVAADGVRVFGPDGTEVDAGQATHLGPASTVGVGLRDGRQQGTYTVSWRVISADSHPVSGAFTFSVGHASPSHGPASAASAQANTTVSVLYAIARGLAFAAFAVLVGSVGFVLACLPSAQRSRAMRLVMFTGWAGSIAGALGCLILQGPYGYGLGAGHAFDADLVQQVLGSRLGVALQARLLVLCLAGVYLTLLSSASATAWRGWRWTFGGAGAVLAIGLAVTWSAADHAAVGLQPAIALPADVAHLVAMGLWLGGLAALLLTLVRPIADGPALVTAARRFSPIAAGSVLVLVGTGSYQAWRQLGTWSAWLSTGYGRLLLIKVLLVGCLLAAAALSRRWVRRRSGTNPRALRRSVLAEAGLAVVVLSVTALLVEAEPGRTATAAPPGPVHREVGYDTGGPGGAGRVEVDVNPAAGGPNTVGLSIEDSAGRPRDVPEFHAKLTLPARGIGPLEIPLRRTGTGDYTAAAVQIPAAGSWQLALTVRTSDLDETTVATTIEIR
- a CDS encoding sigma-70 family RNA polymerase sigma factor; protein product: MPGKREDDDRVTELAIAAGRGDRRALADWVRATQADVWRLLAHLADADRADDLTQETYLRAFTSLPRFAGRSSSRTWLLSIARRVLVDHIRAAGARPRIAAHTEWEPIEGRRSGAGFEDVVELKLLLDGLEPERREILVLTQILGLSYQEAAQVCDCPIGTVRSRIARARDDLLNAARLRDDDAL
- a CDS encoding heavy metal translocating P-type ATPase, whose amino-acid sequence is MPDTFPPGSTGSLELAIGGMTCAACAARVERKLNKLDGVVATVNYATERATVSGPVAVERLISQVEGAGYTAKLVEDGEYDDGQGRVRVLWRRLVVALLAGVPLADLSITLALVPSLRFPGWQWVLLALIVPVVTWCAWPFHRKAAEAARHGASSMDTLVSLSIIAATGWSVYTMFGQSGSGRADGVWGLVLQPGGSMYLDVAAGVTIFVLAGRMFEARAKHTAGTALRALADMGAREVTVLGEDGAERRVPVRELRTGDRFVVRPGDTVATDGVVLSGACAVDTSAMTGESAPVEVTAGDAVVGGTVALGGRVVVRAEKVGAATQLAQLVRLVERAQSDKAAVQRLADRIATVFVPIVIALAALTLAGWLLGGAPAEKAVSCGLAVLIIACPCALGLATPTALLVASGRGAQLGVFIKGHQALESARAIDTIVLDKTGTLTTGRMSVAGVQVAEGVARATVLACAGAVENASEHSVARAVVDLARRELGGVAGVEDFRTLSGLGVRGRVGGRDVTVGTVRLMRAEGLAVPAALEQARSGWEARGHTTVAVAIGTEVVAVLALSDTVRPSARDAVRELHALGLRTVVLTGDNAVTARAVAAEVGAGEVIAEVLPAGKADVIRRLRAEGRTVAMVGDGINDGPALAGADLGLALVTGTDVAVGAADLILMRSDLAVVPAAVRLARATLTTIRGNLRWAFGYNVAALPLAAAGLLNPLIASAAMACSSLFVVSNSLRLRRFGRSRAATAEPAARHPELSAADRRPR
- a CDS encoding cytochrome c oxidase assembly protein; its protein translation is MTVPPALSWHTALTVWDMPVAAAVVIAVAAAGYLAGILRVRDWRLREAVWFYLGLLLGTVAAGGSVNAYSTVLFTVHMAQHLLLIMVVPALLLLGRPLELLRRASGDRFRRTAARARRSRAAGLLTHPVFAFVYYAAVVVGTHLTPFQQTAATHPVVHGVEELLYLSSGYLFLLPILGTEPFGRRLPQLLRLVVLLVGMVVDTVVGLTLLMTSQPPFPAYVSPGRGWGPGPVDDLHWGGAMMWVGGDLLMAGVAVIVITVWVGSSSGAGDLGAWLESARRSAVTGRTDTLDPGVDLDEDEEALRAYNAMLNRLHGGENGQQHRPAK
- a CDS encoding heavy-metal-associated domain-containing protein, whose protein sequence is MTRQTFAVSGMTCEHCAASVREELGELPGVRTVEVDLGRGSVRVASAGTLDAGQVEAAVRTAGYELVR
- a CDS encoding heavy metal translocating P-type ATPase produces the protein MTQAGVRPGPVAGTELLIGGMTCGACAARIERKLNKIDGVEATVNYATGKAHVVLPDGMPVEDVVRAVEAAGYTAEPPRPAAEPEPASPAGTADPQRQRLLVSAALAVPVIALGMLPPLQFVQWQWLSLTLAAPVAVWGAWPIHLAAWTNLRHGTGTMDTLVSMGVSAAFLWSLYSLFLGNAGVPGIRHEFSLTSKPFDHDGIYLEVAAGVTVFILAGRYFESRSRRRAGAALRALLDLGAKTVTMLRDGREHRVPVERLRAGDLFVTRPGEKIATDGVVVEGDSAMDLSALTGESMPVEVAAGDEVTGATIALSGRLVVRAIRVGADTRLARIGAMVERAQNGKAAAQRLADRVAGVFVPVVLVLALATLGFWLASGAGGDAAVTAAVAVLIIACPCALGLATPTALLVGTGRAAQLGVVVKGPEVLESTRRVDTIVLDKTGTVTTGRPSLVTVHTGSGVPVDDVLWLVGAVEAASEHPVAGCIAAAATKQLGELPPVHEFRTVAGSGVQGVVEGCAVVAGKLDLLTGFRTPASLLRAKQQAEEAGCTAVVAGWDGIVRAVLVVADTVKPTSAAVVRQLRVLGLRPVLLTGDNEAVACSIARDVGIRDVVAGVSPEGKVAVIEKLRARGAVVAMVGDGVNDAAALATADLGLSMGTGTDVAMEAGDLTLVRGDLLAAVDAIQLSRRTLATIKANLFWAFAYNLAALPLAACGLLNPMIAGAAMALSSVLVVSNSLRLARFRGAGTTEVTARRRRAASRR